Proteins co-encoded in one Streptomyces sp. NBC_01283 genomic window:
- the hppD gene encoding 4-hydroxyphenylpyruvate dioxygenase — MRPFDELGIDHVGFSVGDIDAATAFFTESYGLGVYARSTSPAAETRAAETRAAVGRHGIRFVLTDAQGADHAAAAYVERHGDGVSDIALSTPDATAAFEEAVRRGARPVAAPQERDGVVTASISAFGDVTHTFVQRPEGTPTHTLPGLTPVDGTPDADGSQSASTAAGLHTIDHFAVCLEPGQLVPTVEFYETVLDFEMVFTERIVVGGQAMDSKVVQSRSGAVTLTLIEPDTSREPGQIDKFVKEHGGAGVQHIAFATDDIVRDVTLLGGAGLAFLKTPPTYYDLVPERLSLLRHSVDQLRSLNILVDEDQDGQLLQIFTKSVHPRGTLFFEVIERLGARTFGSGNIKALYTAVEMEMERAQQDGGR; from the coding sequence CGGCCTCGGCGTCTACGCGCGCTCCACGTCCCCGGCCGCCGAGACCCGCGCCGCCGAGACCCGCGCCGCCGTGGGCCGGCACGGCATCCGCTTCGTGCTGACCGACGCACAGGGCGCCGACCACGCGGCAGCGGCCTACGTGGAGCGTCATGGTGACGGCGTGTCAGACATCGCGCTGAGCACGCCGGACGCCACGGCCGCCTTCGAGGAAGCGGTGCGTCGTGGCGCCCGGCCGGTCGCCGCCCCGCAGGAGCGCGACGGCGTCGTCACCGCGTCCATATCCGCGTTCGGCGACGTGACCCACACGTTCGTGCAGCGCCCCGAGGGCACGCCCACCCACACGCTGCCCGGCCTGACGCCGGTGGACGGAACCCCCGACGCCGACGGGAGCCAGTCCGCGTCCACCGCCGCTGGACTGCACACGATCGACCACTTCGCCGTGTGCCTGGAGCCCGGCCAGCTGGTGCCCACAGTCGAGTTCTACGAGACCGTCCTCGACTTCGAGATGGTCTTCACCGAGCGCATCGTCGTCGGCGGCCAGGCCATGGACTCCAAGGTGGTCCAGAGCCGCTCCGGCGCCGTGACGCTCACCTTGATCGAGCCGGACACCTCCCGCGAGCCGGGCCAGATCGACAAGTTCGTCAAGGAGCACGGCGGCGCGGGCGTCCAGCACATCGCGTTCGCCACGGACGACATCGTGCGGGACGTGACCCTGCTCGGCGGCGCCGGTCTCGCCTTCCTCAAGACCCCGCCGACGTACTACGACCTCGTGCCGGAGCGCCTCAGCCTGCTGCGTCACTCGGTCGACCAGCTCCGCTCGCTCAACATCCTGGTCGACGAGGACCAGGACGGGCAGCTGCTGCAGATCTTCACGAAGTCGGTCCACCCGCGCGGCACCCTGTTCTTCGAGGTCATCGAGCGGCTCGGCGCGCGCACGTTCGGCAGCGGCAACATCAAGGCTCTCTACACGGCGGTCGAGATGGAGATGGAGCGGGCGCAGCAGGACGGCGGCCGGTGA
- a CDS encoding alpha-hydroxy acid oxidase produces the protein MTPLCIADVARLAAERLPQGVRDFVDGGSGDESTQATNRTALDGVRLLPRVLGGTAEADTSAKLLATAAGMPLAVAPMAYQRLLHPDGELAAARAARDAQVPYIISTLSSFTLEEIASVGGPVWFQLYWVHDRDVVLDLVRRAEEAGCEALVVTVDVPHMGRRLRDVRNGFSLPSDVVAANLGPAPVSAAHTRQAGSSAVATHTALAFDPAIGWDDLAWLRERTKLPLVLKGILDPRDAERAVDLGADGVIVSNHGGRQFAAAVPSVTALPGVLEAVGGRCSVLFDSGVRTGMDVLRAVALGADGVLCGRPVLWGLAADGEAGVRLVLDLLRTELREALLLSGCPDLAAARELRTVHL, from the coding sequence GTGACTCCGCTCTGCATCGCCGATGTGGCACGCCTCGCGGCCGAACGACTCCCGCAGGGCGTACGGGACTTCGTCGACGGCGGCAGCGGTGACGAGTCCACCCAGGCCACCAACCGGACCGCGCTCGACGGGGTCCGGCTGCTGCCCAGGGTCCTGGGCGGCACGGCCGAGGCCGACACCTCCGCGAAGCTGCTCGCCACCGCGGCGGGGATGCCGCTGGCGGTGGCCCCGATGGCGTACCAGCGGCTGCTGCACCCGGACGGCGAACTCGCGGCGGCGCGTGCCGCCCGGGATGCCCAAGTTCCCTACATCATCAGTACGTTGAGCAGCTTCACGCTGGAGGAGATCGCCTCGGTCGGCGGCCCCGTCTGGTTCCAGCTGTACTGGGTGCACGACCGCGACGTGGTGCTCGACCTGGTCCGCAGGGCGGAGGAAGCGGGGTGCGAGGCCCTCGTCGTCACCGTCGACGTGCCTCACATGGGCCGCAGGCTGCGTGACGTGCGCAACGGCTTCTCGCTGCCGTCCGACGTGGTCGCGGCGAACCTCGGCCCGGCCCCGGTCTCCGCCGCGCACACGCGGCAGGCCGGAAGCTCGGCGGTGGCCACCCACACCGCCCTGGCGTTCGATCCGGCGATCGGCTGGGACGACCTGGCGTGGCTGCGGGAGCGGACGAAGCTTCCGCTGGTCCTCAAGGGGATCCTGGATCCGCGGGACGCCGAACGCGCCGTGGACCTCGGTGCCGACGGGGTGATCGTCTCCAACCACGGCGGCCGGCAGTTCGCGGCGGCCGTGCCGAGCGTCACCGCGCTGCCCGGGGTGCTTGAGGCGGTCGGCGGCCGGTGCTCGGTGCTGTTCGACAGCGGCGTACGCACCGGCATGGACGTCCTGCGTGCCGTGGCGCTCGGCGCCGACGGGGTGCTGTGCGGCAGGCCCGTGCTCTGGGGCCTTGCCGCCGACGGCGAGGCCGGGGTGCGGCTCGTGCTCGACCTGCTGCGCACCGAACTGCGCGAGGCGCTGCTGCTGTCCGGCTGCCCCGACCTCGCGGCGGCCCGCGAGCTGCGCACCGTTCACCTCTGA
- a CDS encoding MbtH family protein, with translation MTTNPFEDDNGSYLVLVNSEGQHSLWPAFADVPAGWERVHGEDTRQACLDHIERNWTDMRPKSLVDDMQSVNSMNAERV, from the coding sequence ATGACGACCAACCCCTTCGAGGACGACAACGGCAGCTACCTGGTCCTGGTCAACTCCGAGGGCCAGCACTCCCTGTGGCCGGCCTTCGCCGACGTGCCGGCGGGCTGGGAGCGGGTGCACGGCGAGGACACCCGCCAGGCGTGCCTGGACCACATCGAGCGGAACTGGACGGACATGCGTCCCAAGAGCCTGGTCGATGACATGCAGTCCGTGAACTCCATGAACGCCGAACGGGTCTAG
- a CDS encoding amino acid adenylation domain-containing protein has translation MKRESGARRAPARIEDVLPLTALQEGFLFHAMYDEQGADVYHLQFVFDLRGDLDAGALRRAADGLLRRHGNLRGAFRQRRNGESVQVVLERVPVPWSELDLSELPAAERAERLAAALADDRATRFDLKKPPLIRCRLIRLGPAEHRFVLTSHHILLDGWSVPLMLHELFTMYAQDGGDHTLPPVQPYRDYLRWLAGRDRAEATAAWQRHLADLAGPTLLGPPGAGRETVLPEEAEAELDTELTAELAEFARRGGLTLNSVVQGAWAQVLGALTGSDDVVFGATVSGRPPELPGVESMIGLFANTVPVRLRLDPARSLVDTMAGLQTERSSLAAYEYMGLGEIQQLAGTGGELFDTLYVFENYPAPSGDGKPAYQGLEIAGTEGQGAAHYPLTLTVLPGARLRFRLTYRPDLFTRETVLGWAGRLRRVLRAAVATPGLPVGRVDVLEAAERQRVVEEWNDTAAVLDERCWPRLFEEQVRRTPDATALWQDGEVITYAGLNARANRLARLLVERGAGPETLVALALPRSPQLVVALLAVQKAGAAYLPVDLGHPRERVAAILAEAGPPAVLTTLDDRHRLPEGQMTLCLDDPELCADLAARDERDLTDADRSGPLRPAHPAYAIFTSGSTGAPKGVVVPHRALLNFLTAMGGTFPLGTADRMLAVTTVAFDIHVLELQLPLLTGASVVVADRDAVLDPAALAGLIRRSGATIMQATPTLWHSLLSEQADAVAGLRMLVGGEALPATLAARMRETGAEVTNLYGPTETTVWSTSAAIEGPVQGAPRIGSPILNTRAYVLDGALRPVLPGVAGELYLAGEGLARGYLDRPALTAGRFVADPHGAPGARMYRTGDLARWTPDGDLEYLGRTDHQVKVRGHRIELGEIETALVADARVARAAVVVREDRPGDKRLVGYVVPASAAESAPGVDPTAPDASGGLSESLRAHVRDRLPDYMVPSVVVTLSALPLTPNAKLDRKALPAPDVTTGRGTGGRAARTPQEEVLCGLFAEVLGLESVGIDDDFFELGGHSLLATRLVNRVRAELGTATSIRSIFEAPTVAGLSRRLHEADDPFATPLRLRAGQRGSTPYFLVHPVVGIGWCYSGFITRLGRDTPVYALQARGLNADEKCAADLPEMAADYVAQIRAVRPKGPYRLAGWSFGGLVAHEIATRLQGEGEEVELLALLDSYPARAEETFAPPGGEPGSGPDSGLESDLEQEILAVLTAALGPAATGATGAAGGAGARDRTLTAAEIAELLREQDSPLAGIGEAGIAAFSRVAANNRRIAGEFEPGVFRGDVLAFRSGRADGSHPYAVKAWDSHVTGEIHEYEVDCTHLEMTTPAALDVITQVLNDRMSGRRQGEETA, from the coding sequence ATGAAGCGCGAATCGGGCGCGAGGCGCGCTCCGGCACGCATTGAGGACGTGCTGCCGCTGACGGCCCTCCAGGAGGGCTTCCTGTTCCACGCGATGTACGACGAACAGGGCGCGGACGTCTACCACTTGCAGTTCGTCTTCGACCTGCGCGGGGACCTGGACGCCGGAGCCCTGCGCCGGGCCGCCGACGGGCTGCTCCGTCGGCACGGCAACCTGCGCGGCGCGTTCCGCCAGCGCCGCAACGGCGAATCGGTGCAGGTCGTCCTCGAACGGGTCCCGGTGCCGTGGAGCGAGCTCGACCTCTCGGAGCTGCCCGCGGCCGAGCGGGCCGAGCGGCTCGCCGCAGCCCTCGCCGACGACCGCGCGACCCGCTTCGACCTCAAGAAGCCCCCGCTGATCCGCTGCCGCCTGATCCGGCTCGGCCCGGCCGAGCACCGGTTCGTGCTGACGAGCCATCACATCCTGCTCGATGGCTGGTCGGTGCCGCTGATGCTGCACGAGCTGTTCACCATGTACGCCCAGGACGGCGGCGATCACACCCTGCCGCCCGTCCAGCCCTACCGCGACTATCTGCGCTGGCTCGCGGGCCGCGACCGCGCGGAGGCCACCGCCGCCTGGCAGCGGCACCTCGCGGACCTGGCGGGCCCGACCCTGCTCGGCCCGCCCGGCGCGGGCCGCGAGACCGTGCTGCCCGAGGAGGCCGAGGCCGAGCTGGACACGGAACTGACCGCGGAGCTCGCCGAGTTCGCCCGGCGCGGCGGCCTCACCCTCAACTCGGTGGTGCAGGGCGCCTGGGCGCAGGTGCTCGGCGCGCTCACCGGCAGCGACGACGTCGTCTTCGGCGCGACGGTGTCGGGACGGCCGCCGGAGCTGCCCGGCGTCGAGTCCATGATCGGCCTCTTCGCCAACACCGTGCCGGTACGGCTGCGTCTCGACCCGGCCCGGTCCCTCGTGGACACGATGGCGGGCCTGCAGACCGAGCGTTCGTCCCTCGCCGCGTACGAGTACATGGGGCTCGGCGAGATCCAGCAGCTCGCCGGGACGGGCGGTGAACTCTTCGACACGCTCTACGTCTTCGAGAACTACCCCGCCCCCTCCGGCGACGGCAAGCCCGCCTACCAGGGCCTGGAGATCGCCGGCACGGAGGGCCAGGGCGCCGCCCACTACCCGCTGACGCTCACCGTGCTGCCCGGCGCCCGGCTCCGGTTCCGGCTCACCTACCGGCCCGACCTGTTCACCCGCGAGACGGTGCTCGGCTGGGCCGGGCGGCTGCGCCGGGTGCTGCGGGCCGCCGTGGCCACGCCCGGACTGCCGGTCGGCCGCGTGGACGTGCTCGAAGCCGCCGAGCGGCAGCGCGTCGTCGAGGAGTGGAACGACACCGCGGCCGTGCTCGACGAGCGGTGCTGGCCCCGGCTCTTCGAGGAGCAGGTGCGGCGTACGCCCGACGCGACGGCGCTGTGGCAGGACGGCGAGGTCATCACGTACGCCGGACTGAACGCGCGGGCCAACCGTCTGGCACGCCTCCTGGTGGAGCGTGGCGCGGGCCCCGAGACGCTCGTCGCCCTCGCGCTGCCCCGCTCCCCGCAGCTGGTCGTCGCCCTGCTGGCCGTCCAGAAGGCGGGCGCCGCCTACCTCCCGGTGGACCTCGGGCATCCGCGCGAGCGGGTCGCGGCGATCCTCGCCGAGGCCGGTCCGCCCGCCGTCCTGACCACGCTGGACGACCGGCACCGGCTGCCCGAGGGGCAGATGACGCTCTGCCTCGACGATCCGGAGCTGTGTGCGGACCTGGCGGCGCGGGACGAGCGGGACCTGACCGACGCGGACCGCTCCGGGCCGCTGCGGCCCGCGCACCCGGCGTACGCGATCTTCACCTCTGGTTCCACGGGTGCGCCCAAGGGCGTCGTGGTGCCGCACCGGGCGCTGCTCAACTTCCTCACCGCGATGGGCGGCACGTTCCCGCTGGGCACCGCGGACCGGATGCTCGCGGTGACCACGGTCGCGTTCGACATCCACGTCCTGGAGCTCCAGCTGCCGCTGCTCACCGGGGCGAGCGTGGTCGTGGCCGACCGGGACGCGGTGCTCGACCCCGCCGCGCTCGCCGGTCTGATCCGGCGCAGCGGGGCGACGATCATGCAGGCGACGCCGACGCTCTGGCACTCCCTGCTGTCCGAGCAGGCGGACGCCGTCGCGGGCCTGCGCATGCTGGTGGGCGGCGAGGCACTGCCCGCGACGCTCGCCGCGCGGATGCGGGAGACCGGCGCGGAGGTCACCAACCTCTACGGGCCCACCGAGACCACGGTGTGGTCGACGTCCGCCGCGATCGAAGGCCCCGTACAGGGGGCGCCGCGTATCGGCAGCCCGATCCTCAACACCCGGGCCTACGTGCTCGACGGTGCCCTGCGTCCCGTCCTGCCGGGCGTGGCCGGTGAGCTGTATCTGGCGGGCGAGGGGCTTGCCCGGGGTTATCTGGACCGTCCCGCGCTGACCGCGGGACGCTTCGTGGCGGACCCGCACGGGGCTCCCGGGGCGCGGATGTACCGCACCGGTGACCTGGCGCGCTGGACCCCGGACGGCGATCTGGAGTACCTCGGCCGTACCGACCACCAGGTGAAGGTGCGCGGGCACCGCATCGAGCTGGGCGAGATCGAGACGGCGCTGGTCGCCGACGCGCGGGTGGCCCGGGCCGCGGTGGTGGTCCGCGAGGACCGGCCCGGTGACAAGCGGCTCGTCGGGTACGTGGTGCCGGCCTCCGCCGCGGAGTCCGCGCCCGGCGTGGACCCCACGGCCCCGGACGCCTCCGGGGGGCTTTCCGAGTCGCTGCGGGCGCACGTCCGTGACCGGCTGCCGGACTACATGGTCCCCTCGGTCGTCGTCACGCTGTCCGCCCTGCCGCTCACCCCGAACGCCAAGCTGGACCGCAAGGCGCTCCCGGCACCTGACGTGACGACGGGCCGCGGCACCGGCGGGCGCGCGGCACGCACCCCGCAGGAAGAGGTGCTGTGCGGGCTGTTCGCGGAGGTGCTCGGCCTGGAGTCCGTCGGCATCGACGACGACTTCTTCGAGCTCGGCGGCCACTCGCTGCTCGCCACCCGGCTGGTCAACCGCGTCCGTGCCGAGCTGGGCACCGCCACCTCGATCCGCAGCATCTTCGAGGCGCCGACCGTCGCCGGACTCTCCCGGCGCCTGCACGAGGCCGACGACCCGTTCGCCACCCCGCTGCGGCTGCGTGCCGGGCAGCGCGGCAGCACCCCGTACTTCCTCGTGCACCCGGTGGTCGGCATCGGCTGGTGCTACTCCGGGTTCATCACGCGCCTGGGCCGGGACACCCCCGTGTACGCGCTGCAGGCCCGCGGCCTGAACGCCGACGAGAAGTGCGCGGCCGACCTGCCGGAGATGGCCGCGGACTACGTGGCCCAGATCCGCGCGGTCCGCCCGAAGGGCCCGTACCGCCTGGCCGGCTGGTCGTTCGGCGGCCTGGTCGCCCACGAGATCGCCACCCGGCTGCAGGGCGAGGGCGAGGAGGTCGAACTGCTCGCGCTGCTCGACTCCTACCCCGCGCGGGCCGAGGAGACGTTCGCGCCGCCTGGCGGCGAACCGGGCAGCGGCCCGGACAGCGGCCTGGAGAGCGATCTGGAGCAGGAGATCCTGGCCGTGCTGACGGCCGCGCTGGGTCCGGCAGCCACCGGTGCCACCGGTGCCGCGGGCGGCGCGGGCGCCCGGGACAGGACCCTGACCGCGGCGGAGATCGCCGAACTGCTGCGCGAGCAGGACAGCCCGCTCGCGGGCATCGGGGAGGCCGGGATCGCGGCCTTCAGCCGGGTCGCCGCCAACAACCGGCGGATCGCCGGGGAGTTCGAGCCCGGCGTGTTCCGGGGCGACGTCCTGGCCTTCCGCTCCGGCCGGGCGGACGGGTCGCACCCCTACGCGGTCAAGGCGTGGGACTCCCATGTGACGGGAGAGATCCACGAGTACGAAGTGGACTGCACACACCTGGAGATGACCACCCCGGCCGCGCTGGACGTGATCACCCAGGTACTCAACGACCGGATGTCCGGTCGACGACAAGGAGAAGAAACAGCATGA